A region of uncultured Carboxylicivirga sp. DNA encodes the following proteins:
- the murG gene encoding undecaprenyldiphospho-muramoylpentapeptide beta-N-acetylglucosaminyltransferase: MSELKVIISGGGTGGHIFPAISIANAVKEQLPDAKILFVGAQGKMEMEKVPEAGYEIVGLPVAGLQRKVTLKNLSFPLKLIKSLAKARSVVKEFNPDVAVGVGGYASGPVLRVASQKGVPCLLQEQNSFPGVTNRILARKAAKICVAYDKMDRFFEAQKIILTGNPVRSNLITWVDRKEAAEFWKLDPEKKTILVIGGSLGARSVNNGILHGIDQLPEECQLIWQTGKFYFEEMKAGLPESLKNRVIVTDFISRMDMAFAMADVVVSRAGAGTISELAILGKPTIFVPSPNVSEDHQTKNAMALVEKDAAMIVKDSEVKGIIHEASQLALDEHLISNLAENIKKLAKPDAAKEIAKEVINLGKSKK; the protein is encoded by the coding sequence ATGAGCGAATTAAAAGTAATAATCAGCGGTGGTGGGACCGGAGGTCATATCTTCCCTGCTATATCTATTGCCAATGCGGTAAAAGAGCAACTACCTGATGCAAAAATTCTATTTGTAGGAGCTCAGGGTAAAATGGAGATGGAGAAAGTACCTGAGGCTGGTTATGAGATTGTTGGATTACCGGTTGCCGGATTGCAACGAAAGGTCACTCTTAAAAATTTATCCTTTCCCTTAAAGTTGATTAAAAGTTTGGCTAAAGCTCGTTCGGTAGTTAAAGAATTTAATCCTGATGTAGCAGTTGGGGTTGGAGGTTACGCCAGTGGTCCTGTTTTGAGAGTGGCTTCTCAAAAAGGTGTCCCTTGTTTGTTGCAGGAACAGAATTCTTTTCCCGGCGTAACAAACCGGATTTTGGCGAGAAAAGCGGCAAAAATTTGTGTGGCTTACGATAAGATGGATCGCTTCTTTGAAGCACAAAAAATAATATTAACAGGTAATCCTGTAAGAAGTAATTTGATTACATGGGTAGATAGAAAAGAGGCTGCCGAATTCTGGAAGTTAGATCCGGAGAAAAAAACAATATTGGTGATTGGCGGAAGTCTGGGTGCACGTTCTGTAAATAATGGAATTTTGCATGGTATTGATCAGTTGCCCGAAGAGTGTCAGCTAATTTGGCAAACTGGTAAATTTTATTTTGAAGAGATGAAGGCTGGTCTGCCGGAAAGTCTGAAGAATAGAGTTATTGTAACTGATTTTATAAGTCGTATGGATATGGCTTTTGCAATGGCTGATGTGGTTGTTTCACGAGCCGGTGCAGGAACGATATCTGAACTTGCCATTTTAGGTAAGCCAACCATTTTTGTGCCTTCTCCCAATGTTTCGGAAGATCATCAGACAAAAAATGCAATGGCTTTGGTTGAAAAAGATGCAGCTATGATTGTAAAGGATAGTGAGGTGAAAGGGATTATTCATGAAGCATCTCAATTAGCGTTGGATGAACATCTGATCAGTAATCTGGCTGAGAATATAAAGAAATTGGCAAAGCCTGATGCAGCTAAAGAAATAGCAAAGGAAGTTATCAACTTAGGTAAAAGCAAGAAGTAG
- a CDS encoding putative peptidoglycan glycosyltransferase FtsW: MNETLRKYIKGDRIIWFVIIALAIFSSLVVYSATANLAYKHHDGNAIYYLFRHAKFLMVGIGIIIGVHHLHYKWFARFASVFLYLSEALLLITLLTGVSLNQASRWLTVPVVGISFQPSELAKLALMIYIAKILAQYQRDDKNADEAFKPIMIHVGIVCGLIFKEDFSTAGLIGASALIVMFIGRVSLKYILGTVAAVLLFVTVIIFSAEYVPFLHRASTWKARIMRHVESEEDAGGTADYQAERSKMAIATGGIIGKGPGNSHQRYFLPHPYSDFVYAIITEEFGLIGALLVMLAYLILLFRSGVIVRASSRTFPAFLVVGLATLLSVQAFINMGVAVGVFPVTGQPLPLVSMGGTSTLFTCLALGAILSVSRNNMQERSALEAEEKPEEE; the protein is encoded by the coding sequence ATGAACGAAACCTTACGCAAATATATTAAAGGAGATCGAATCATTTGGTTCGTTATCATAGCATTGGCTATCTTCTCAAGTCTGGTGGTTTACAGTGCCACAGCTAACCTGGCTTATAAACACCATGATGGGAATGCTATTTATTACCTTTTCCGACATGCCAAATTTTTAATGGTGGGTATTGGAATTATAATTGGAGTTCATCATCTTCATTACAAATGGTTTGCGCGGTTTGCATCTGTATTTCTGTATTTATCGGAAGCCTTGTTGCTCATTACTTTGCTGACTGGTGTGAGTTTGAATCAGGCAAGTCGTTGGTTAACAGTACCTGTTGTGGGTATATCTTTTCAGCCATCGGAGTTGGCCAAATTGGCTTTGATGATTTATATCGCTAAAATTTTAGCACAGTATCAGCGCGATGATAAAAATGCTGATGAAGCCTTTAAACCCATCATGATTCATGTGGGTATTGTTTGTGGATTGATTTTTAAAGAAGACTTTTCAACGGCTGGACTAATTGGAGCTTCTGCTTTAATTGTAATGTTTATTGGAAGGGTGTCGTTAAAATATATACTTGGAACAGTTGCGGCTGTTTTGCTTTTTGTTACTGTTATTATTTTCTCAGCTGAATATGTTCCTTTTTTACACAGGGCCAGTACCTGGAAGGCTCGTATAATGCGTCATGTAGAAAGTGAAGAAGATGCTGGAGGAACTGCCGATTATCAGGCAGAGAGATCAAAAATGGCCATTGCAACGGGTGGTATTATAGGTAAAGGTCCGGGTAATAGTCATCAACGTTACTTTTTGCCTCACCCTTACAGTGATTTTGTTTATGCTATTATAACTGAAGAATTTGGATTGATAGGAGCTCTACTGGTTATGTTGGCTTATCTGATATTGCTATTCCGGTCCGGAGTGATTGTCAGGGCCAGTTCAAGAACTTTTCCGGCCTTTCTGGTTGTTGGTTTGGCTACTTTGCTATCTGTTCAGGCTTTTATTAATATGGGTGTTGCGGTAGGTGTCTTTCCGGTAACCGGACAGCCGTTGCCTTTGGTTAGTATGGGAGGAACATCAACTTTATTTACCTGTTTGGCTTTGGGTGCCATACTGAGTGTAAGCAGAAATAATATGCAAGAACGTTCAGCTTTGGAGGCTGAAGAAAAACCAGAAGAAGAATGA
- the murD gene encoding UDP-N-acetylmuramoyl-L-alanine--D-glutamate ligase — MKRLVVLGSGESGVGTALLAVQKGWSVFVSDKGSISQEHKKELNDAGVEFEDNKHSEEKILEADEIMKSPGIPDTAPLVAKARAKGIPVISEIEFAGRYMEAKSICITGSNGKTTTTLLIYELLKNAGLNVELAGNVGTSLARQIADGKKPEWYVIELSSFQLDGMFDFKADIAVLLNITPDHLDRYEYSMQKYIESKFRILQNQTEQDYFIYCEDDENISKELGNHIYKSNLIPFTQRDLLKSGAYVTNDEVIINYNHDTMSILSQELSLQGKHNLYNSMAAGIVASVLKIKKTFIRESLTTFKGVEHRLEKVCSVRGIEFINDSKATNVNSTWYALECMNKSVVWIAGGVDKGNDYEDLMPLAKSKVRALICLGINNAKLIESFQDVIPTIKESKSMKEAVELAYHLGKKGDVVLLSPACASFDLFNSYIDRGIQFKECVREL, encoded by the coding sequence ATGAAACGCTTGGTTGTTCTAGGGTCTGGTGAGAGTGGAGTAGGTACAGCTCTGTTGGCTGTGCAGAAGGGATGGAGTGTGTTTGTTTCTGACAAAGGAAGCATCTCGCAGGAACATAAAAAAGAACTGAATGATGCCGGTGTTGAATTTGAGGACAATAAACACTCTGAGGAAAAGATTTTAGAGGCTGATGAGATAATGAAAAGTCCGGGGATACCGGATACTGCTCCCCTTGTAGCAAAAGCTCGGGCGAAAGGTATTCCTGTAATTTCAGAGATAGAGTTTGCCGGAAGGTATATGGAAGCGAAATCAATATGCATTACAGGTAGTAATGGTAAAACAACAACTACTTTATTGATATATGAGCTTCTGAAAAATGCAGGGTTAAATGTTGAATTGGCTGGAAATGTTGGAACCAGTCTTGCCCGTCAGATTGCTGATGGAAAGAAGCCTGAATGGTATGTGATAGAGTTGAGTAGCTTTCAGTTAGATGGAATGTTTGACTTTAAGGCAGATATAGCTGTTTTGTTGAATATTACGCCGGATCATCTGGATCGCTATGAGTACAGTATGCAAAAATACATAGAGAGTAAATTCCGAATTCTTCAAAATCAAACAGAGCAGGATTACTTTATATACTGCGAAGATGATGAAAACATTAGTAAAGAATTAGGAAATCATATTTATAAATCTAACCTGATACCCTTCACTCAAAGAGATTTATTGAAGAGTGGGGCATACGTCACGAATGACGAGGTCATTATTAATTACAACCACGACACAATGAGTATTTTATCACAAGAACTTTCATTGCAGGGCAAACATAATCTTTATAATTCGATGGCTGCCGGAATTGTTGCTTCGGTTTTAAAGATTAAAAAGACATTTATTCGCGAAAGCCTGACCACCTTTAAAGGGGTTGAGCATCGGCTGGAAAAAGTGTGTTCTGTAAGGGGGATTGAATTTATTAATGACTCAAAAGCTACCAATGTAAATTCAACATGGTATGCACTTGAGTGTATGAATAAATCTGTAGTTTGGATAGCAGGTGGGGTTGACAAAGGGAATGATTACGAAGATTTGATGCCTCTTGCCAAAAGCAAAGTGAGAGCATTGATTTGTTTAGGAATAAATAATGCAAAACTGATTGAATCATTTCAGGATGTTATTCCAACAATTAAAGAGAGCAAATCGATGAAGGAGGCAGTTGAACTTGCATATCATCTGGGTAAGAAAGGAGATGTTGTACTCTTGTCTCCGGCATGTGCCAGCTTTGATTTATTTAATAGCTATATCGACAGAGGTATTCAGTTTAAAGAGTGTGTGAGAGAACTGTAA
- the mraY gene encoding phospho-N-acetylmuramoyl-pentapeptide-transferase has product MLYYLFKYLETLNFPGAGVFQYISFRAGLAVIIALLFGAIIGKKVIKLLQKQQIGEVVRDLGLEGQYAKKGTPTMGGVIIIAAILVPVLLLSKLDNVYILLMIISTLWLGTIGFIDDYIKVFKKDKEGLAGRFKIAGQVGLGLIVAITLFASDDVFVRERIPDETITVQAEDGTMVERIATKDTKSTVTNIPFLKNNRFNYSKVVWFLGDQAEKWGWLIFAVAVIFIITAVSNGANITDGLDGLATGTSAIIGTTLGVFAYLSSNIIYADYLNIMYIPNSEELVVFIAAFIGATVGFLWYNSFPAQVFMGDTGSLTLGGIIAVFAILLRIELLIPILCGIFLVENVSVMMQVSWFKYTKRKYGEGRRIFKMAPLHHHYQKKGYTESKIVTRFWIIGIILAVLTIVTLKVR; this is encoded by the coding sequence ATGTTGTACTATTTGTTTAAATATCTTGAAACATTAAACTTTCCCGGAGCTGGAGTTTTTCAATACATCTCTTTTCGTGCAGGTTTAGCAGTTATTATTGCTTTATTATTCGGTGCCATAATTGGTAAAAAAGTAATCAAACTTCTTCAAAAGCAACAAATCGGAGAGGTTGTTCGTGATTTAGGTCTCGAAGGTCAGTATGCAAAAAAAGGAACACCAACCATGGGAGGTGTGATAATTATTGCTGCCATACTGGTTCCAGTTCTATTACTTAGTAAACTGGATAATGTATATATCCTGTTAATGATTATTTCTACGCTTTGGTTAGGTACCATTGGTTTTATTGATGATTATATCAAGGTTTTCAAAAAAGACAAAGAAGGATTAGCCGGAAGGTTCAAGATTGCAGGACAGGTTGGTTTAGGTTTAATTGTTGCCATTACTTTATTCGCAAGTGATGATGTTTTTGTAAGAGAAAGAATTCCAGATGAAACAATCACTGTTCAGGCTGAAGATGGAACGATGGTTGAACGAATTGCTACAAAAGATACAAAGTCAACTGTTACCAATATTCCATTTCTTAAGAATAATCGGTTTAACTACTCAAAAGTTGTTTGGTTTTTGGGTGATCAGGCTGAAAAATGGGGTTGGTTGATTTTTGCTGTTGCTGTTATTTTTATAATTACTGCCGTTTCCAATGGAGCCAATATTACGGATGGACTCGATGGGTTGGCAACGGGTACGTCCGCGATTATAGGAACGACATTAGGTGTTTTTGCCTATCTGTCGAGTAATATTATCTATGCTGATTACCTGAATATCATGTATATACCCAATTCGGAAGAGTTGGTTGTTTTTATTGCTGCCTTTATTGGTGCAACGGTCGGCTTTTTGTGGTATAACTCTTTTCCAGCTCAGGTTTTTATGGGTGATACAGGTAGTTTGACTTTAGGTGGAATCATTGCTGTTTTTGCCATTCTGCTACGGATTGAGCTTTTAATTCCAATTCTATGTGGGATATTCCTGGTTGAGAATGTATCTGTAATGATGCAGGTTAGCTGGTTTAAATATACCAAAAGGAAATACGGAGAAGGACGACGCATCTTTAAGATGGCTCCTTTACATCATCATTATCAGAAAAAAGGATATACAGAGTCGAAGATAGTTACCCGATTCTGGATAATCGGTATCATATTGGCAGTATTAACTATTGTAACCTTAAAAGTCAGATAA
- a CDS encoding UDP-N-acetylmuramoyl-L-alanyl-D-glutamate--2,6-diaminopimelate ligase: protein MRSLNKILREVEVVNIINESDVEITNICFDSRKAKEGSAFVAVKGTVNDGHQYIKQVLEAGCRCIICEKTPESYPEDAIIVVVENSSLALGKMASAFYDYPSRKFKLVGVTGTNGKTTIATLLYKLVTALGYKAGLFSTVANYIGSEEIQATHTTPDAVALNSLMAQMVEAGCDYCFMEVSSHSLDQNRVAGLQFDGALFTNITHDHLDYHKTFKAYIEAKKSFFDNLDKEAFCLVNADDKNGMVMMQNTRAEKNTYSIKGMGTFKAKIIESMFEGMQLEVDGHEIWTQFVGHFNAQNLLAVYGAAVLLGFDKMEALVALSQLKSVDGRFETIRSKTGKTAVVDYAHTPDALKNVIATINLVRQGQQQLITVVGAGGDRDPMKRPEMAKEAVQGSSRVILTSDNPRSEDPAEIIEQMMKGVSFKERIKVLSIVDRKEAIRTACIVAQPGDIILVAGKGHETYQEIKGVRNHFDDREIVNEIFNAE from the coding sequence GTGAGAAGTTTAAATAAAATATTAAGAGAGGTTGAGGTTGTCAATATCATTAACGAAAGTGATGTTGAGATAACTAATATTTGCTTCGATTCAAGAAAAGCCAAAGAGGGTTCGGCATTTGTTGCAGTTAAAGGTACTGTTAATGACGGACATCAATATATAAAGCAGGTTCTGGAAGCCGGATGCAGATGTATTATCTGTGAAAAAACACCTGAATCATATCCTGAAGATGCTATCATTGTAGTGGTTGAGAATAGTTCACTTGCTTTGGGTAAGATGGCATCCGCTTTTTATGATTATCCATCAAGGAAATTTAAGTTGGTAGGCGTAACCGGTACTAACGGAAAAACTACTATTGCTACTTTACTTTATAAGTTGGTCACAGCTCTCGGATATAAAGCCGGGTTGTTTTCAACTGTTGCAAATTATATCGGTTCAGAAGAAATACAAGCGACCCATACAACACCTGATGCTGTTGCTTTAAATAGTTTAATGGCTCAAATGGTGGAAGCTGGCTGTGATTATTGCTTTATGGAAGTAAGTTCGCATTCGCTCGATCAAAACAGGGTGGCTGGTTTACAGTTCGATGGAGCCTTATTTACCAATATTACGCACGATCATTTAGACTATCATAAAACCTTTAAAGCCTATATTGAGGCTAAAAAATCCTTCTTCGATAATCTGGATAAAGAAGCCTTTTGCCTTGTGAATGCAGATGATAAGAATGGCATGGTAATGATGCAAAATACCAGGGCAGAAAAGAATACCTATTCCATTAAAGGGATGGGAACTTTTAAGGCTAAGATTATTGAAAGTATGTTTGAGGGCATGCAGTTGGAGGTAGACGGGCATGAGATATGGACTCAGTTTGTTGGTCATTTTAATGCACAAAACCTCTTAGCCGTATATGGTGCTGCTGTTTTATTGGGGTTTGATAAAATGGAAGCACTAGTTGCATTGAGCCAACTTAAATCGGTTGATGGTCGTTTTGAGACTATTCGTTCAAAAACAGGAAAAACAGCTGTTGTTGACTATGCTCACACTCCTGATGCACTAAAAAATGTGATAGCAACCATTAATCTGGTACGTCAAGGGCAGCAACAATTAATTACAGTTGTTGGAGCAGGCGGTGATCGTGATCCGATGAAACGACCCGAAATGGCTAAAGAAGCGGTTCAGGGTAGTTCTCGTGTGATTCTAACTTCAGATAATCCACGAAGTGAGGATCCTGCTGAAATAATAGAGCAAATGATGAAAGGGGTTTCTTTCAAAGAACGTATTAAAGTGCTGTCGATTGTCGATCGGAAAGAAGCAATCAGAACAGCCTGTATCGTTGCTCAACCAGGAGATATCATTTTGGTGGCGGGTAAAGGTCATGAAACTTATCAGGAAATCAAAGGTGTAAGAAATCACTTTGATGATCGGGAAATTGTAAACGAAATTTTTAACGCAGAATAA